The Camelina sativa cultivar DH55 chromosome 16, Cs, whole genome shotgun sequence sequence TGGAGTGAGTGCCCTGAGTTAGGTGTGATAGGAGATATGTTGACGTCGCCGGATTTTCATTTCTCGGTGCTTGTTGTTCATCAGCAGCAAGGAGACTCACTGGCCATGGACGAAAGTTATAAATTGCCTAAGGTCGAGCATCATCAGAAGATTGGTGATACGGTAATGCAACCACGTTTCTCTGCTGAAGAAGGTTTCACTACCATTGATCTCGGTAAATGCTAGAGTAGCCAGCTGTCTTaaatctttaagttttttttttttctttttttataagttcATGATTAGAGATATTTATACATAGATGTATCTAAGAGGTAGAGATGCATTTGGTATCGAATTGAGTCTCAGGATGTCATCATGTTATAGTTGTAGTTCGCTATTTTTGtcttcatttatatatattactaagaGATCAacatagtaaataaaaaaattattttgtaaaaatatgtgGGTAGGTAATCAAAAATATTCCAACAATCTCTATTatcttgacatttttttttttgggatatgtgacccttttttctttattattaaatGCTCAAAAAGTATTTCTATATTTTCACTCTTTTAATTTCACCATTTAAGATAAAACTAGCatggtgacaaaaaaaaatagaagagataaaactaattaagatcaaaatattatagattaaaatattataatatgttatacTATTTATTTCACATTCTCTCGTcactttattataaatataatttatatgactttattattatattattactagatttctctctcttataataatacaaacaatatttgttttttttttgtatttacacAAATGTAATATCTCACACATTGGAAGTTGAGTAAGATCTTAAATGGTCTTATTTAAGATATATGTTCTACTCATTACTAATTACTTTTAAGTTAGAAATCCACGATCTAATATGATATCAGAGCTAGTGTGATTAAGGAAAAGAAATAGCGAGAGGATTGATAGACAACGGAGTACGTTCCTTTGGGTGGCTTGTGAGGGCGTATCGAAGCTGAAGGAGGCTATTGAAGATATCTTGGGTGTTGTGGTGAGCTGGTGTGATCAGCTTCGTGTGTTGTGTCACACGGCTGTAGGCGGGTTTTGGATGCATAGTGGATTTAACTCGATAATGGAAGGGATATATTCAGGAGTATAGATGCTTACATTTATTTTTGGGGATCAATTTGTGAACGCAATGATGATTGTTGAGGAGTGGAGGATCGGATTGAGGATCACgctaaagaagaaaacgaaaataaCAATGGACTAAAACATTGAACCAAAAAAGTTTTATCCTAactttaatagaaaaataaacaaaattcttattaaaaaaaaaagagaaattgttaaaatatctttttattgatatttttaatcCTCTttaaaactactttttttttgctcattttCATTATTGCTTTCTTTTACACAAATACAATATGTTAATtgagttttggaaatttttttacggtttgaattttctattttacattagGATATAGTCTTGACAAGTAGAATGTTTACTATTTGGAATTTAGGGTATTCAGCAATTTTGTGTATAGGAAAGGTTATTTTTGCAAATGtcaattttctatatatatatatttttaaaaataaagttttgatgataaactaaaaaggaaagaaactgCATTAATAAcgagacaagaaaaaaaattagggctGAGCGGCATTGAAGATTATAGCTGTCAAATGGGCGGTCCGTCCGTACTCCGTGGGCAAGTCTATGTCCATTTCGTTATGAGCGGTCATGGTCACGCCCAAAATTAAGATGGTCTTAAATGGAGAAATGATCATTGGGCTTTGAGACCAATTGGACATAACCATTTGGACAGTGGGCGGCCCAAATTTCCACTGtccaaatttctttaaaatctaGGTTTTACAATTTGGGTAAAAtgttaatttcttcttctcttctccatatCACTCCTCCTTGGAAAGTTTGAGTCACCATCTTCAATTCTTCATCTCAATTCTTTGATCTGAATCAAAAACAAGTAACAATTTAGTGggctttcttatttttttttgtgatttggccttcatctctttctccttcatctCTTTTGTTGAGTTATGTTAGCATTTCGATCTGAATCTCTTGCTTAGTGTTTGTCCGATAAAATCAAATGCCTTTTGTGTTCAATACTTTATTTTAGATCCAACATTGATTTTTGATGGTGGGTTTGTCCAAAGTTTCATTCTTTTAGCAGTAGTGAATTGAGAATTATGGCTTAGCGCTTGTGGGTTTGGTGAGAAACAGTTTATGTGAATGTGGTGTGTTTTCGATTTAATTTGGTTTCCTTGTTTGATTTGATCTGCAATTTTCGTTATAGCCTTTGATATGTTCGATGTGATGACTAGAAGacttttaatatgtttgattCAGTTTGTGATTGGAGAAGGAAGCGGAGGTAAGAGCATAGCTGCTGCAGAGCGGAGGTAagtgatgtgatcatggatggattTAAGGAAGAGGatcttgtagctgagcttgaacctgaggaactTGTAGCTGAACTTGAACCCGAGGAGCTTGTAGCGGAGAAatcattgcttgtacctgaaggaccaatgactagagcaaaagctaagaggctaagaaatgcactaaatgggcttattcaagagcttatggccaaagagagcatgtgaagaactattggggatgatacctatcaagtccagcccactttgagcctaattcaagtccaagaaagcccaaaataatcattgttgtgtggtcaaagaggagtgacgaaaatagagttcaactcaccttgggacgAAAAGATAAAAGGCTAagaaatgcactaaatgggcttattcaagagcttatggccaaagagagtaTGAGAaaaactattggggatgatacctatcaagtccagcccactttgagcctaattcaagtccaagaaagcccaaaataatcactttgttttatggtcaaagaggagtaacgaaaatagagttcaactcaccttgggaagaaCACATTGGGAAGACAAAGTTCAAGAGTttaatcttcattcaactatctatctttattgtgttttagtttcaagaataatacttggctttgtgaccaagttttctatctctatataaactcatgtaatctcatttgagaataatcaaccaattttccttttcattttagattctatctctttgttctttgtctagaacatttctttgttttttggtgtgtaatatccaagcaacagtcTCCTTTTGCTAGACTAGTGTAtcatatctagcagtgattggagttgggaatatcaacAGTCTTCCGCgactgctgtgcgacccctcaatccatcaaatctctcttgttgcaccttgcaccttggcgaatTTCTATCATTTTTAGTCcagctgagtgatcctcgaattttgggcgtatcaGTAAGGGAATTCAATGAAGATGGGggagcaagagaagaagagacgagaaCAAGAGATAGAGATTGAGGCAAGAAAATGTAAAGGAACGTCGCTTCCTCTAGATCTAATCTCGGAGATACTCGTAAGGCTGCGTTCGAAATCTGTAGTGAAGTTTCGGTGCGTGTCGAAGCTCTTCTCCTACATAACCACCCAGCCATGTTTCATTAGATCGTTCGCAGCTCGATCCTCACAAAGTCCCTGTCTGCTCTTCGTGTTAGAAAAAGACAGCAATCTGATTGTCTTTTTAATACCACAACAACAGAACTCGAACAACCCTCCTCCTGTGGCTGTGTTGGACAGTAGTTATtcactttgttttttggtttttaacttttgtAATCTGAGAATAATATGTTGCCATTGAGACTTgaacgtcttttttttttctctgtttcacaTCCAAGATTATCGATCACGAGCTACTCCCTCAACTGCTTGGTACATCATATCTTATATTATTGAAGCAGAGTACATAGGTTTAGTTTCCATGGCTTCTGAAATCACatataaatcttgttttttttcggACAAAACACATAGATTTCCTATGAACTATGTGAAGTGGGCTATTTCACAACCTAGTCCTCTACTGTGGCAATTTATGATGTGCTTAATATTCACTTTAGCACGTAAACATCAGAGATAACTCTTGGACACATTTTTGCAGTTTTTGGAAATCTTCACCAAATTTCTACCTCTAAATTTGGTATTGACAAACCATCTACCACAAGTATGAGGATAATTAAAGACATatgaaaggaacaaaaaaaaaaaacttaatatggGCACATGCAAAggccaaaaagagaaagatggaCTTTGAACACATCAAGATACAAATCTAGTTAGTCATACCCAAATACATAGATATGTGGTATCAATCAAGCCAAAAGAAACTGTGTATTCAACGGAGTGTGTTTTGGCGTACAGAAACGAGCAAATCAAATCTCGTATTTGGTAACCAATTTGATGTTTTACAATTCGTATGCAATGAAGGTTTCCGTGGACAAGAATCGTGTTTCATTTGtataaattttggttattaaaaaactCTTGAAATCATGGATAACAACGtagaaaccaatcaaaattttatattcttccTTTATCaaagtttatatttaatttatatctgATACAAAAATATAGCTTGGTATCgcttctatttatttttcttttttctttagcGTAGTGCCTTTTGCATAATTTTGGATTAaccatcagaaaaaaaaaaaaaaaaaaaaaaaaaaaaaaNNNNNNNNNNNNNNNNNNNNNNNNNNNNNNNNNNNNNNNNNNNNNNNNNNNNTAATCCATGTGAGGACAGCCGAATCAGATGCCTTCGCcagctttcatttttttattatttttattatactatctttctttcttgtaaATTTCTTAACTTGTATATGTCTCCATCTCATACCTTTTAGTTTTATGCTCCAATAATGTTCGTAAGAAAATTGAAAAGTGTCTTCATAATCAATTCACAAAATTTTACATATCCATCAATTATCTGATCCTGGAAAAATTACTCTAATTTCAGCTAGAAAATCGATGGTAGGCATTAATATATCATTTCACAAAGTTGTTACTTGTTTTATCAGATTAGATCATTAATACTTGATAGGAAATTTAATAACATAATCCATTAAAAACCATCTACATTTCtcatactaattttttttcaaaaatatatatatatatatacaacatgtATTCTAACGAATTTACATATGGATGGTGTAGCAGTAGCACATCAACAACACTAGTAAAAAGTActgtatatgtataataaatagAGTCTTTGTTATCGGTTCCTTCATGTATAATCATTGAGGCCTTTGCATTTATTTGTCCATATATAGTAAATAGCATTAACTTTATTTGCTCTTTATATGATtgaaagttttattatattatttgagCAAACATATGGGTTTGTTTTTTCAGCTCCACAGACTTTACGATTGGTCCACCTACATGGGGTACATCTGCATGTGACGACCTTACATGATTGCCCTGACGTCTCAACACTCTTTTCTTTGGACCCTTAATTAATCTGCCGTCTCGAGTTCGCATTATTTATTAcccaataaacaatcaaaattgcTTATTATATTTAACCACCGAAACTTAAAAGTCTTAAACAGGTCTAAGTACGTTGCATTACAGTTGAACATGCAGTTCTtcttatgctaaacagattctTATGATATATTATAATGACTTAATTACAGTTTCATTGGAAGTCATCGCATTATTACTTGACATCTGAACTATTATTATTCACTTGATCTTGACCCAAATATTGAattagtaaattattatttacctATTTGGTTCAGTTatacataaaattttcttttgcattttggaACTTTGTTCCTAATTGTACTACAGTTCGATTCCTGTCCTATAAGATCCAATTTACATATGcttacaagtttttttattattattattgttcataTGATCTTAACTTAATTAGAATCTTGTCCTCACTGCCACATTCCGAGACTAGATCACAAATTTAACATAGATCTTATCCACATGAGTACattacttagttttgtttttaacttcataataaataaaaatcttcgAAAATTTTCTTCCCGGGgatgttaaataaaaatccGATTTCCggattcaaaagaaaaaaaaattaagaaaatagagacagaattaattaacaaagagtaaaaaaaaaaaaaaactactaattAAGATCCTCAGTGATGCTATCGAGGTGAGGCCGCCACGTGGAAACTGACGCCGACCGGCTATGTCTCCGACGGTGACGATTCTCTTTACCGGTGGAACTCATCTTCTCCGACAACAAAACATCTTCTAAATATTTCTCACACAACGTCAAACAATGACCATCAAGATCATCCTTATGTTTTGGTGTTATGGTATCAAGATCCTTGTTACCACTCATATGATCACTGTTTTGGCTGTTTTCCCGGCGGTGgagatcttttctcttctttgtcttcttcttctccggcaaAGAAGTATCCGGGATAAGAAAATAGATGCTTCCACGCTTAAGCTCAGATTCAGGGGACAAGATCAAGATCTTACGTACAACTCCTTGAGAACAAGGTTTGCTCAAGACATGGTTAGGATTCGCCTGAAGGACCTCGCCGGCGGTCATCGGACGAGTGATCTCGTCGACGTGGCCGTTTAGATGTACGATTCTGATCAAATCTAAAGCTCCACATGGAAGTACACAAGCCAAACAACAGCGTAAACTATTtcccatatcttcttctttgcaaCACAGATTTATAAGTTTtctataacaagaaaaaaaaaaaaggatttataagtttttttttctcttaagtTTGTTCTTTGTAATTGTTGTTGTGTTATCTTTGTGGGCATGGACgaggtttgtatatatatagagagagtgaATAAAAACGATTAAG is a genomic window containing:
- the LOC104749866 gene encoding uncharacterized protein LOC104749866, producing the protein MGNSLRCCLACVLPCGALDLIRIVHLNGHVDEITRPMTAGEVLQANPNHVLSKPCSQGVVRKILILSPESELKRGSIYFLIPDTSLPEKKKTKKRKDLHRRENSQNSDHMSGNKDLDTITPKHKDDLDGHCLTLCEKYLEDVLLSEKMSSTGKENRHRRRHSRSASVSTWRPHLDSITEDLN